Proteins co-encoded in one uncultured Draconibacterium sp. genomic window:
- a CDS encoding RagB/SusD family nutrient uptake outer membrane protein, translated as MMKQYIKLLLQGTALLLMVSLVSCEEYLDKSPDSEVSPTDAFINFTNFQGFVEELYSAVPDITTATWACDWNLGDEVLQKEGAVWLNASFDKGDYWSWTNSRWISYLDGDKVITGSGDREKALWPNAWYAIRKANLGLENLENLENATQEEKEIIEGQLLFFRAWYHFELMSYWGGLPYVDRVLSSVEQLDLPRLSWHECAEKVGSDFEKAAELLPVDWDNTATGQLTDGKNQNRITKITALAYAGKTYLYAGSPLMNFESTGSKTFNSDYCKKSADIFGKLLKYVDSGETWIKLVDFDDYSSLFYSDGRQTIPGYPEAIFGCGVESTWFSGCAWGPSSLWSEPNISGGAVSPNARYVENYGMANGLPIDDPNSGFNPNDPWTGRDPRFYHDIVIDGDQVIKGSAPADKEQYRYARLYNGGASRKNSDSGRTGYLLRKIVPMTANDVDGFSNNYMHLSYMRLADVYLMYAEAVLQGYGSATSTASGYNLTAEAAFNKIRTRSGASALSSSYTSKDKFMDEIVRERAMELGFEGDFRFHDLRRWMLAEKKKYKEKTAIDFDRGEDGKPINISERVIITRVFDQKHYWLPLKISDVTLYPSFGQNPGW; from the coding sequence ATGATGAAACAATATATAAAATTATTATTGCAAGGCACGGCTCTCTTGCTGATGGTAAGCTTGGTTTCTTGCGAAGAGTATTTGGACAAGTCTCCTGATTCTGAAGTATCACCCACTGATGCGTTTATTAATTTCACAAACTTTCAGGGGTTTGTTGAAGAATTGTATAGTGCAGTTCCTGATATCACAACGGCAACCTGGGCTTGTGACTGGAACCTGGGAGATGAGGTGCTTCAAAAAGAAGGGGCAGTGTGGCTTAATGCTTCTTTTGATAAAGGAGATTATTGGTCGTGGACTAACTCTAGGTGGATTTCATACTTAGATGGTGATAAAGTTATTACTGGTTCTGGCGATAGGGAAAAAGCACTTTGGCCCAATGCCTGGTATGCTATCCGGAAGGCAAATCTTGGTTTAGAAAATTTAGAAAATTTGGAGAATGCCACACAAGAAGAAAAAGAGATAATTGAAGGGCAACTGTTATTTTTTCGAGCATGGTATCATTTTGAATTGATGAGTTATTGGGGAGGGCTTCCTTATGTTGATCGGGTGTTGAGTTCGGTTGAACAGCTTGACTTACCACGGCTGTCGTGGCATGAATGTGCCGAGAAAGTCGGAAGTGATTTTGAAAAAGCAGCAGAGTTGCTACCGGTTGATTGGGACAATACAGCTACCGGGCAGTTAACCGACGGAAAAAATCAGAATAGAATTACTAAAATAACAGCCTTGGCTTATGCCGGTAAAACTTATTTGTATGCAGGAAGTCCCTTAATGAACTTTGAGAGTACAGGCTCCAAAACATTTAATAGTGACTATTGTAAAAAGTCTGCCGATATTTTTGGTAAGTTACTAAAGTATGTTGATAGTGGAGAGACTTGGATTAAATTGGTTGATTTTGACGATTATAGCTCTTTGTTCTATAGTGATGGGAGGCAGACAATTCCTGGTTATCCTGAAGCTATTTTTGGTTGTGGTGTAGAATCAACATGGTTTAGTGGATGTGCCTGGGGACCAAGTAGCTTATGGTCTGAACCGAATATATCAGGAGGAGCAGTTTCTCCGAATGCCAGATATGTTGAAAATTATGGAATGGCAAATGGCTTGCCTATTGATGATCCAAATTCTGGATTTAATCCAAATGATCCTTGGACTGGCAGAGATCCACGCTTTTATCATGATATTGTTATTGATGGCGATCAGGTAATAAAAGGATCTGCTCCGGCAGATAAAGAACAGTATCGTTATGCACGCCTATACAATGGTGGGGCAAGTCGGAAAAATTCAGATTCAGGAAGAACTGGCTATTTATTGCGAAAAATAGTTCCAATGACTGCGAATGATGTTGATGGCTTTTCGAATAATTATATGCACTTGTCTTATATGCGTTTAGCAGATGTGTATTTAATGTATGCAGAAGCTGTTTTACAAGGGTATGGTTCTGCAACAAGTACGGCATCAGGCTATAATTTAACAGCAGAAGCGGCTTTTAATAAGATTCGTACTCGCTCTGGGGCTAGTGCTTTGTCTTCCAGTTACACATCGAAGGATAAATTTATGGATGAGATTGTACGAGAAAGAGCAATGGAGTTAGGGTTTGAGGGCGACTTTCGATTTCATGATTTACGTCGTTGGATGTTAGCTGAGAAGAAAAAGTATAAAGAAAAAACAGCTATTGATTTTGATAGAGGAGAAGATGGTAAACCAATCAATATTTCTGAAAGAGTTATTATCACCCGGGTTTTTGACCAAAAGCACTATTGGCTGCCACTGAAAATTTCAGATGTTACTCTTTATCCTTCATTCGGGCAAAATCCTGGTTGGTAA
- a CDS encoding DUF5627 domain-containing protein, translating into MKKNIFIFFMVALLFTSCHNQDWEFKDYDYTTVYFAYQRPVRTIVLGKDIYDNSLDNEHKCKIMATMGGVYDNNEDRIVDLSIDNSLCDNLKFESGEEVLPMPSDYYSLEDEMQIVIPGGAKVGGIVVELSDAFFTDSASVGNTYVIPLRITNVTNVDSVLSGKASVSNPDPVVDGDWEIVPKNYILYCVKYINSWDAKYLRRGKDVGVAKAGEDPSLSITNVYHADYIEADQVVSMKTVSLNQVAMELTTRNGNSDLNIPFQIRLNFNDEGVATVTAPVNSDYAVRGSAKYVEDADMWGGKERDVIYLDYNIDFGAIVHSFTDTLVMRDRGVVKEEFAIE; encoded by the coding sequence ATGAAAAAAAATATTTTTATATTCTTTATGGTCGCTTTGTTGTTTACTTCTTGTCATAATCAGGATTGGGAATTTAAAGATTATGACTACACCACAGTATATTTTGCCTATCAGCGTCCTGTTAGAACAATTGTTTTAGGAAAAGATATTTATGATAATTCATTAGATAATGAACATAAATGTAAAATAATGGCAACTATGGGGGGCGTTTATGATAACAACGAAGACCGGATAGTTGACTTATCAATTGATAATAGTTTATGCGATAATCTAAAATTTGAATCAGGGGAAGAGGTTTTACCTATGCCTTCTGATTACTATTCTTTAGAGGACGAGATGCAGATCGTTATTCCCGGAGGAGCAAAGGTTGGAGGTATTGTGGTGGAACTATCCGATGCCTTTTTTACCGATTCTGCTTCTGTAGGAAACACTTATGTTATTCCGCTGAGAATTACAAATGTTACGAATGTAGATTCTGTATTGTCGGGGAAAGCGAGCGTTAGCAATCCTGATCCAGTTGTTGACGGAGACTGGGAGATTGTTCCTAAAAACTATATTCTTTATTGTGTGAAGTACATAAACTCTTGGGATGCAAAATACCTCAGAAGAGGAAAAGACGTTGGTGTTGCAAAAGCAGGAGAGGATCCTTCCTTGTCAATAACAAATGTTTATCATGCCGATTATATTGAAGCGGATCAGGTTGTTTCAATGAAAACTGTTTCTTTGAATCAAGTAGCGATGGAGCTTACAACCAGAAATGGTAACTCCGATTTAAATATTCCTTTTCAAATACGATTAAACTTTAATGATGAAGGTGTTGCTACAGTAACAGCTCCTGTAAACTCTGATTATGCAGTAAGAGGAAGTGCTAAGTACGTTGAAGATGCGGATATGTGGGGAGGTAAAGAAAGAGACGTTATTTATTTAGACTATAATATTGATTTTGGAGCGATAGTTCACTCTTTTACAGACACTCTCGTGATGCGAGATCGTGGAGTTGTAAAAGAAGAATTTGCTATAGAGTGA
- a CDS encoding SusC/RagA family TonB-linked outer membrane protein — translation MMKHIIIELILFNVCFCLLFSANAQVDDSIQVGGLVDKDVVNEAFRSVDVNDLSNGISIFNPKKYLDKSYNTYPLEDISAFIGGPNLWGLGKRLVLIDGVERDVNDVTSSEIDQIAFLKGANAIVLYGARAADGVILITTKKGHKGAKSINVRARSGISSPKAYPKYLGTADYMKYYNQALINDGSEAIYTDEDIANYNSNTNPYRYKDVDFYSSDYLRNFYNTNSVNVDFAGGNERAQFYVFTGFENSNSLIDIGENSNANNSRLNIRGKVNLELNDYISTYVDISTIFRSDKAANGDYWNDAATIKPNKIAPLIPLDAIQVGATNSGLAFASNNVVDGKYLLGGSSEFVTTPFGDAYASGHRTNIQRQFQYTAGVDIDLRNVLDGLSFHGQIGIDYSTSYKQSVDNGYEVFEATWETFSSGDSITSLKRHGEFSKNGYQNLSEEWNDQSKEAFVHVDYNNTFDEKHNVSAMLLANASSRREVDVFQYYTNSNLGLLLDYNYKHRYYVNFSAAVVNSTKLPKNTRVAFSPTLGIGWLMSEEDFLKDGFFDRLKLTATGGIINTDLDFDEFYMYQGIYGKQAYFSWADGTYTNQSTNLQHGENNNLDYVKRKELSFGMEASMFENKFGLKANAFFVKREGLPSQPYNTEYPSYFRTGYPVSSIAPYVNYGENSYKGFDFQVSYADQIGEVRFIVGAAGTYLKTKVLKEDEFYIDDYRKRTGQPVDAIFGLVSDGFFSSDEDAANSLVQDFAGERKGGDIKYVNQNGDDVIDSRDEVMLGTWGSPLSLGVHVTFEWKNFSLFALGTGRFGGTGIKNGDYYWVYGDKKYSEVVLNSWTEETKNTATYPRLTTQTGDNNYRTSDFWTYSTDRFDLAKVQLTYKLPESVLKDSFVKGFNVFVSGANLLTIAKNKDVMELNVGTVPQTRFYNLGIKAVF, via the coding sequence ATGATGAAACATATAATAATAGAATTAATATTGTTCAACGTGTGCTTCTGCTTATTATTCTCTGCCAATGCGCAGGTTGATGATAGTATTCAGGTAGGGGGATTAGTTGATAAGGATGTGGTAAATGAGGCTTTTAGGTCTGTTGATGTCAACGATCTGTCGAATGGCATTTCAATTTTTAATCCAAAAAAATACTTAGATAAAAGTTATAATACTTATCCATTGGAGGATATATCTGCCTTTATTGGAGGACCAAACTTATGGGGCTTGGGGAAACGGCTGGTTTTAATTGATGGAGTTGAACGTGACGTAAATGATGTGACATCAAGTGAGATTGATCAAATTGCATTTTTGAAAGGAGCTAATGCCATTGTTTTATATGGTGCACGTGCAGCCGATGGTGTTATTTTGATTACGACGAAGAAAGGGCATAAGGGGGCAAAAAGCATCAATGTACGGGCTCGCTCCGGGATAAGTTCTCCTAAAGCGTATCCTAAGTATTTAGGAACAGCCGATTATATGAAATATTATAATCAGGCCTTAATTAATGATGGAAGTGAGGCCATTTATACAGATGAAGATATTGCTAATTATAATTCCAATACTAACCCGTACCGTTATAAAGATGTTGACTTTTATTCATCAGATTATTTGAGAAATTTTTATAATACTAATTCTGTAAATGTTGATTTTGCTGGGGGGAATGAACGGGCTCAGTTTTACGTGTTTACAGGTTTCGAAAATAGTAATTCCTTAATAGATATTGGAGAAAATAGTAATGCTAATAATTCTCGTTTAAATATAAGGGGAAAAGTAAATCTGGAATTGAATGATTACATTAGTACATATGTAGATATTTCTACAATATTCAGATCCGATAAAGCGGCCAATGGTGATTATTGGAATGACGCTGCTACAATAAAGCCGAATAAAATTGCCCCTCTTATTCCTTTGGATGCAATACAAGTTGGGGCTACAAATTCTGGTTTAGCATTTGCTAGTAACAATGTCGTAGATGGTAAATATCTTTTAGGTGGTTCCTCTGAGTTTGTTACTACTCCTTTTGGTGATGCCTATGCCTCAGGACATCGTACCAACATACAACGTCAGTTTCAATATACAGCAGGCGTTGACATTGACTTGCGTAATGTGTTGGACGGACTGTCTTTTCACGGACAAATAGGTATTGATTATTCAACTAGCTATAAACAGTCTGTTGATAATGGTTATGAGGTTTTTGAAGCAACTTGGGAGACCTTTTCATCCGGAGATTCTATTACTTCATTGAAAAGACATGGAGAATTCTCTAAAAATGGTTATCAGAATCTAAGTGAGGAATGGAACGATCAGTCTAAAGAAGCTTTTGTGCATGTTGATTATAATAATACATTCGACGAGAAACATAATGTTAGTGCAATGCTTTTGGCAAATGCTTCAAGTCGTAGAGAGGTAGACGTATTTCAATATTATACTAATAGCAATTTAGGTCTTTTGTTAGATTATAACTATAAGCATCGATATTATGTAAATTTTAGTGCAGCGGTTGTAAATTCAACGAAGTTACCTAAAAACACTCGTGTAGCCTTTTCTCCAACATTAGGAATTGGTTGGCTAATGAGTGAGGAAGATTTTCTAAAAGATGGTTTTTTTGATCGTTTAAAACTAACTGCTACCGGTGGTATTATTAATACTGATCTGGATTTTGATGAGTTTTATATGTATCAGGGGATCTATGGAAAGCAGGCTTATTTCTCTTGGGCTGATGGAACTTATACAAACCAGAGCACTAACCTTCAGCATGGTGAAAACAATAACTTGGATTATGTGAAACGAAAAGAGTTGAGTTTTGGCATGGAAGCATCTATGTTCGAAAACAAATTTGGGCTAAAGGCAAATGCTTTCTTCGTTAAGAGGGAGGGATTACCATCTCAACCTTATAATACCGAATATCCTAGTTACTTTAGAACCGGATATCCGGTTAGTTCTATTGCTCCATATGTTAATTATGGAGAAAACAGCTATAAAGGATTTGACTTTCAAGTTAGTTATGCCGATCAGATTGGAGAAGTTCGTTTTATCGTTGGAGCAGCAGGAACCTATCTGAAAACTAAGGTATTAAAAGAAGATGAATTTTATATTGATGATTATAGGAAACGTACCGGACAGCCAGTTGATGCAATTTTCGGATTGGTAAGCGATGGTTTCTTCAGTAGTGATGAAGATGCTGCCAATTCACTTGTACAGGATTTTGCCGGAGAAAGGAAGGGAGGAGATATAAAATATGTCAATCAAAACGGAGATGATGTTATTGATTCTCGTGATGAAGTAATGCTTGGGACATGGGGAAGCCCTCTCTCATTAGGTGTTCATGTAACTTTCGAATGGAAAAACTTTTCGTTATTTGCTTTAGGTACGGGACGTTTTGGAGGCACTGGAATTAAAAATGGAGATTACTACTGGGTATATGGTGACAAAAAATACTCAGAGGTCGTGTTAAATAGCTGGACCGAAGAAACTAAAAATACGGCTACATATCCACGTTTAACAACTCAAACCGGAGATAATAACTATAGAACATCTGATTTTTGGACTTATAGTACAGATCGTTTTGATTTAGCAAAGGTTCAGTTAACCTATAAGCTCCCAGAATCTGTATTGAAAGACTCTTTTGTTAAAGGGTTTAATGTATTCGTGAGTGGAGCTAACTTATTGACTATTGCTAAAAATAAAGATGTTATGGAGTTAAATGTTGGCACTGTTCCTCAAACACGCTTCTATAATCTTGGTATTAAAGCGGTATTTTAA
- a CDS encoding glycosyl hydrolase 115 family protein — translation MDKKLFELFRSATVCLVFVQFVIFTPLYTTAQDKMDYVTITDEEGSFGVVENGKSAPIVLGQNDFPGVKTVAEWFVNDINLVTGHTPVILSANSSLPEELILVGTLGKNELIDELIRSGKIDVADIEGQWERSFIEVVENPFPGVKKVLVLAGSDKRGTIYAMLNLSREMGVSPWYWWADVPVEKKDQLYVKAGRWVTESPKVKYRGIFLNDEEPALGNWAREKFGGINHKFYAHVFELILRLRGNFMWPAMWGKAFYDDDLANGPLADKLGIVMSTSHHEPLGRAQAEWHKYGSGPWDYNKNKEVLSDFWQKGMERNKDWETIVTVGMRGDGDEAMSEGTNIALLENIVKDQRKIICDVTGKKPEETPQVWALYKEVQDYYDNGMRVPDDVTLLLCDDNWGDVRKLPDVNAPKHEGGFGMYYHFDYVGGPRNYKWINVTQIQRVWEQMNLTYSHGVDRIWVVNVGDLKPMEYPISFFLDMAWDPTQFNPNNLKDYIKTWCAEQFGENYAAEAARIFNQYTKFNHRVTPELLNARTYSLENYNEFERVRNEYRDLAFDALRLYNLIPNAYKDAFDQLVLFPTNATANLYEMYYAEAKNKQLIANNDIEANYWADVVETCFKRDSALTVHYNQQIAGGKWNHMMDQVRIGYRYWQEPRQSTMPAVERLEIPEVLNEELAFKEADGYVSIEAENYQKAKGTETINWQVIPDLGKTASAVTTFPQNAYPTDEEEVYLEYAVDFASTGDFEVNVLVSPTLNFNANKGLRYAVSFDGEPEQVVNINGKYRGELGPWQANRIIKTTTNHKINKAGLHRLRIRVLEPGIVLQKIMIDTGGLKRSYLGAPESKQVKF, via the coding sequence ATGGATAAAAAATTATTTGAGCTTTTTAGAAGTGCAACTGTTTGTTTAGTCTTTGTTCAATTTGTAATTTTTACCCCCCTGTATACAACAGCTCAAGACAAAATGGATTATGTCACGATTACAGACGAAGAGGGATCTTTTGGGGTAGTCGAAAATGGAAAATCGGCTCCGATAGTGCTTGGTCAGAATGACTTTCCGGGAGTGAAAACTGTGGCAGAGTGGTTTGTAAACGATATAAACCTGGTAACCGGACATACTCCTGTAATTTTATCTGCAAATTCATCCTTACCCGAAGAACTTATTTTGGTAGGTACATTGGGTAAAAACGAATTGATTGATGAATTAATTCGTTCCGGGAAAATTGACGTAGCTGATATTGAAGGTCAGTGGGAGCGTAGTTTCATCGAAGTGGTTGAAAACCCGTTTCCTGGTGTAAAAAAAGTCTTGGTTTTAGCAGGAAGCGATAAACGCGGAACAATTTATGCCATGCTCAACCTGTCGCGCGAAATGGGCGTTTCACCATGGTATTGGTGGGCCGATGTTCCGGTTGAAAAGAAAGATCAGTTGTACGTTAAAGCGGGGCGTTGGGTAACCGAATCTCCAAAAGTAAAGTATCGTGGAATTTTCTTAAATGATGAAGAACCAGCACTTGGGAATTGGGCGCGTGAAAAATTTGGCGGAATAAACCACAAGTTTTATGCTCATGTTTTCGAACTTATTCTTCGCTTACGTGGAAATTTTATGTGGCCTGCCATGTGGGGAAAAGCATTTTACGATGATGATCTGGCAAATGGTCCTTTAGCTGATAAACTAGGTATTGTTATGAGTACTTCGCACCATGAGCCTTTGGGAAGAGCTCAGGCCGAGTGGCACAAATACGGTTCAGGTCCTTGGGACTATAACAAAAATAAAGAGGTACTATCCGATTTCTGGCAGAAAGGAATGGAGCGAAATAAAGATTGGGAAACAATCGTAACTGTTGGTATGCGAGGCGATGGCGATGAAGCTATGAGTGAAGGGACAAACATAGCTTTGTTGGAAAATATCGTAAAAGATCAGCGTAAAATCATCTGCGATGTTACCGGTAAAAAACCAGAGGAAACACCACAGGTTTGGGCCTTGTACAAAGAGGTGCAGGATTATTACGACAATGGTATGCGTGTGCCCGACGATGTTACACTTCTTTTGTGCGACGACAATTGGGGCGATGTGCGCAAACTGCCCGATGTAAACGCTCCAAAACACGAAGGTGGTTTCGGAATGTACTATCATTTCGATTATGTTGGTGGTCCCCGCAACTATAAGTGGATAAATGTTACTCAAATCCAGCGGGTTTGGGAGCAAATGAACCTTACTTATAGCCACGGAGTAGATCGTATTTGGGTGGTAAATGTTGGAGATTTGAAACCGATGGAATATCCCATTAGCTTTTTCCTTGATATGGCCTGGGATCCCACACAATTCAATCCGAATAATTTAAAAGATTATATTAAAACGTGGTGTGCCGAGCAGTTTGGTGAAAACTATGCTGCGGAAGCAGCCCGGATTTTCAATCAATACACAAAATTCAACCACCGCGTTACACCCGAGTTACTGAATGCAAGAACTTACAGTCTTGAAAATTATAATGAATTTGAACGTGTTCGTAACGAATATCGCGATTTGGCATTTGATGCGCTTCGACTTTACAACCTGATTCCGAATGCGTACAAAGATGCTTTTGATCAGTTGGTCTTGTTTCCAACTAATGCCACAGCCAATTTATACGAAATGTATTACGCGGAAGCCAAAAACAAGCAGTTGATAGCTAACAACGATATAGAAGCCAATTATTGGGCCGATGTTGTAGAAACCTGTTTTAAGCGTGATTCTGCGCTAACAGTTCATTACAATCAGCAAATTGCCGGAGGAAAATGGAACCATATGATGGATCAGGTGCGTATCGGATACAGATACTGGCAGGAACCCCGGCAATCAACTATGCCAGCTGTTGAACGCCTGGAAATACCTGAAGTGTTGAACGAAGAACTAGCATTTAAAGAAGCGGATGGTTATGTTTCTATCGAAGCAGAAAACTATCAGAAAGCGAAAGGAACCGAAACTATTAATTGGCAAGTTATACCTGACTTGGGAAAAACAGCTTCAGCAGTAACTACCTTCCCGCAAAATGCTTATCCTACAGATGAAGAGGAAGTTTATCTGGAATATGCTGTTGATTTTGCGTCAACCGGAGATTTTGAGGTAAATGTACTTGTATCGCCAACGTTAAATTTTAACGCTAATAAAGGATTGCGTTACGCTGTTTCGTTCGATGGAGAACCGGAACAGGTGGTGAATATTAATGGAAAATACCGTGGCGAATTAGGCCCATGGCAAGCTAATCGTATTATAAAAACAACTACAAATCATAAAATAAACAAAGCAGGCTTACACCGTTTGCGTATTAGGGTGTTGGAACCAGGAATTGTTTTGCAGAAAATAATGATAGATACTGGTGGATTGAAACGAAGCTATCTGGGAGCACCTGAAAGTAAACAAGTAAAATTTTAA
- a CDS encoding RagB/SusD family nutrient uptake outer membrane protein, translating to MKTNLLILIALMLGLSGCEDLFSPMDENNQELKDIYNDAAFAEGLLMNGYVYLPSSSYSFNDVATDDAVSNDPDNDYLSVATGGWSAINNPTSRWDNAYSAIQYLNVFLSEVDSVNWAVTGDYVKAMFRDRLKGEAYGLRALYLYYLLEAHAGKDATGKLLGVPILTAPLNGESSFDMPRNTFEECIDQINIDIAEAENYLPLDYEDLNDGDDVPAKYTGKTTVPDYNRVFGAFNKQRLSKRILLAIKAKVALLAASPAFDETISWEDAAKSAGVVLDMIGGVSGLDPNGGTWYSRDNKDITNGLAAGSNPPEILWRTNISEETDLEEDNYCPSLYGHGRVNPTQNLVDAFPMVDGYPISESDSYDPNNPYAERDPRLGRYIVYDGSKFGPSSSVIRTYVADDEDGIGVLATSTRTGYYMRKLLREDVNLNPANVINQKHYVTRIRYTELFLAYAEAANEAWGPTGTGSHGYSAKDVIAAIRQRAGIEEPDSYLSSISTKEEMRTLIRNERRLELCFEGFRFWDLRRWNSNLNETAKGMRITENGEFKVINVENRTYRLGMNYGPLPYQEVIKWGLTQNAGW from the coding sequence ATGAAGACGAATTTATTAATATTAATAGCCTTAATGCTTGGGTTGTCCGGTTGCGAAGATTTATTTTCGCCTATGGATGAGAACAACCAAGAGCTTAAAGACATATATAATGATGCAGCATTTGCCGAGGGATTATTGATGAATGGATATGTATATCTACCATCTAGTAGTTACTCTTTTAACGATGTTGCAACTGATGACGCAGTATCGAATGATCCAGATAATGATTATCTTTCTGTAGCTACAGGAGGGTGGTCTGCAATAAATAATCCTACTTCCAGGTGGGATAATGCATATTCGGCCATTCAGTACTTAAATGTTTTTTTATCAGAGGTTGATAGTGTTAATTGGGCAGTTACAGGGGATTATGTCAAGGCAATGTTTAGAGACAGGCTAAAAGGAGAAGCTTATGGTTTAAGGGCATTGTACTTATATTATCTTTTAGAGGCCCATGCAGGCAAAGATGCCACAGGAAAACTTCTTGGCGTACCGATCTTGACTGCTCCCTTGAATGGAGAATCTAGTTTTGATATGCCTCGTAATACATTTGAAGAATGTATCGATCAAATTAATATCGATATTGCCGAAGCAGAAAATTATCTACCTTTAGATTATGAGGATCTTAATGATGGAGATGATGTTCCGGCTAAATATACTGGTAAAACTACTGTTCCTGATTACAACAGGGTGTTTGGAGCATTTAACAAGCAACGTTTAAGTAAGCGAATTTTATTAGCAATTAAAGCGAAAGTGGCCTTGCTGGCTGCGAGTCCTGCTTTTGATGAAACTATTTCCTGGGAAGATGCGGCAAAGTCTGCAGGAGTTGTTCTTGATATGATTGGCGGTGTTTCCGGTCTTGATCCTAATGGTGGAACATGGTACTCAAGAGACAATAAAGACATAACCAATGGATTAGCTGCAGGAAGTAATCCTCCGGAAATATTATGGAGAACCAATATATCAGAGGAGACTGATTTGGAAGAAGATAATTACTGTCCTTCTTTATATGGTCATGGAAGGGTGAACCCAACTCAGAATCTGGTCGATGCTTTTCCAATGGTTGATGGTTATCCCATTTCAGAATCTGATTCTTATGATCCAAATAATCCATATGCGGAAAGAGATCCTCGATTAGGTCGTTATATTGTATATGACGGAAGTAAGTTTGGGCCATCTTCGAGTGTCATTAGAACTTACGTCGCAGATGATGAAGATGGTATTGGGGTTTTGGCTACATCTACCCGAACCGGTTATTATATGCGTAAACTTTTGCGAGAAGATGTTAACCTCAACCCAGCTAATGTAATAAATCAGAAACACTATGTTACTCGCATTCGCTACACTGAATTATTTTTGGCTTATGCTGAGGCTGCGAATGAGGCTTGGGGGCCTACGGGAACTGGTAGTCATGGATATTCTGCAAAAGATGTTATTGCTGCGATACGTCAGAGAGCTGGTATAGAAGAGCCTGATAGTTATTTAAGTTCAATATCAACAAAAGAAGAAATGAGAACATTGATTCGGAATGAAAGACGTTTGGAACTTTGTTTTGAAGGATTTCGTTTTTGGGATTTGCGCAGATGGAACAGCAATCTGAATGAAACAGCAAAAGGAATGAGAATTACTGAAAATGGAGAATTTAAGGTGATTAATGTTGAAAATCGAACATACCGCTTAGGTATGAACTATGGTCCTCTTCCATATCAAGAAGTGATAAAATGGGGCTTAACCCAGAATGCTGGGTGGTAA